Proteins encoded by one window of Salvia splendens isolate huo1 chromosome 14, SspV2, whole genome shotgun sequence:
- the LOC121765573 gene encoding uncharacterized protein LOC121765573 → MAKKRKSEATRLDEVDRGMYTTFCSAANSLSHLYTHAMHQQRLSFQAGERHSMDKLYNWILRQQEHGIRVTSGDVLAYLQNELDYGTEEPPPSPRIPLQQPQTNNLMQLPQTGLPVSSNSFGPATVGQGLRVGNLDQIKNSVFSNALSSPVRRTLQHYHLSQGGFSSNNAIRNNENSTNQNRDTNPLSSNDTSMDMHSDSPGHDSPY, encoded by the exons ATGGCCAAGAAGAGGAAATCCGAAGCCACGCGCCTCGACGAGGTCGATCGAGGGATGTACACCACTTTCTGCAGCGCGGCCAACTCGCTCTCCCACCTCTACACGCACGCGATGCACCAGCAGCGCCTCTCCTTCCAAGCCGGCGAACGCCACTCGATG GATAAGCTTTACAATTGGATATTAAGACAGCAAGAGCACGGAATTAGAGTGACGAGTGGCGACGTACTCGCATATCTGCAG AACGAACTTGATTATGGAACAGAAGAACCTCCCCCATCCCCAAGGATTCCCCTGCAGCAACCACAGACTAATAATTTAATGCAGTTACCTCAAACAGGACTTCCTGTATCTTCTAATTCATTTGGTCCTGCAACGGTTGGACAAGGACTTCGTGTAGGAAATTTAGATCAAATTAAGAATTCTGTGTTTTCAAATGCTCTCTCTAGTCCAGTGCGTCGGACTCTCCAGCACTATCACTTATCACAGGGCGGTTTCTCCTCGAACAATGCCATACGGAATAATGAGAACAGCACCAATCAAAACAGAGACACCAACCCTCTAAGTTCCAACGACACATCAATGGATATGCATTCTGACAGTCCAGGTCACGACTCTCCTTACTGA